Proteins encoded by one window of Arabidopsis thaliana chromosome 2, partial sequence:
- a CDS encoding calcium-binding site protein (unknown protein; BEST Arabidopsis thaliana protein match is: unknown protein (TAIR:AT5G24640.1); Has 25 Blast hits to 25 proteins in 5 species: Archae - 0; Bacteria - 0; Metazoa - 0; Fungi - 0; Plants - 25; Viruses - 0; Other Eukaryotes - 0 (source: NCBI BLink).) — MKSEGRHQGIVRTGMIHPRGFNPRPTSNRLDSPPAFGDFTKVPSKTTNHSNTTGESERSKYSHCHVSPAIKSGHKSKGRRKLQPTSWWSEDKLDRLIGSDSSSAKDILDTLCGEDHDEH, encoded by the coding sequence ATGAAGAGTGAAGGTCGTCACCAAGGCATCGTAAGGACGGGAATGATTCATCCGCGGGGCTTTAATCCGCGACCCACCTCCAACCGGCTCGATTCACCACCAGCTTTTGGAGATTTTACAAAAGTTCCATCAAAGACTACCAACCATTCAAATACCACCGGAGAAAGCGAGCGGTCCAAGTACAGTCATTGTCACGTGTCGCCAGCTATCAAGTCGGGCCACAAATCTAAGGGTCGCCGTAAGCTACAACCTACAAGTTGGTGGAGTGAGGATAAGCTAGACCGGCTCATCGGGTCGGACTCGTCCTCTGCTAAAGATATTTTGGATACATTATGTGGTGAAGATCATGATGAACATTGa
- the EMB2654 gene encoding Tetratricopeptide repeat (TPR)-like superfamily protein, translating to MATVTNFKLVTPPESSRADKPGATKASDAFQEKKSVSVNYDRGEHEVSVNIGGLRKADIPRRYRIRVENDRFQKDWSVSEVVDRLMALNRWEEVDGVLNSWVGRFARKNFPVLIRELSRRGCIELCVNVFKWMKIQKNYCARNDIYNMMIRLHARHNWVDQARGLFFEMQKWSCKPDAETYDALINAHGRAGQWRWAMNLMDDMLRAAIAPSRSTYNNLINACGSSGNWREALEVCKKMTDNGVGPDLVTHNIVLSAYKSGRQYSKALSYFELMKGAKVRPDTTTFNIIIYCLSKLGQSSQALDLFNSMREKRAECRPDVVTFTSIMHLYSVKGEIENCRAVFEAMVAEGLKPNIVSYNALMGAYAVHGMSGTALSVLGDIKQNGIIPDVVSYTCLLNSYGRSRQPGKAKEVFLMMRKERRKPNVVTYNALIDAYGSNGFLAEAVEIFRQMEQDGIKPNVVSVCTLLAACSRSKKKVNVDTVLSAAQSRGINLNTAAYNSAIGSYINAAELEKAIALYQSMRKKKVKADSVTFTILISGSCRMSKYPEAISYLKEMEDLSIPLTKEVYSSVLCAYSKQGQVTEAESIFNQMKMAGCEPDVIAYTSMLHAYNASEKWGKACELFLEMEANGIEPDSIACSALMRAFNKGGQPSNVFVLMDLMREKEIPFTGAVFFEIFSACNTLQEWKRAIDLIQMMDPYLPSLSIGLTNQMLHLFGKSGKVEAMMKLFYKIIASGVGINLKTYAILLEHLLAVGNWRKYIEVLEWMSGAGIQPSNQMYRDIISFGERSAGIEFEPLIRQKLGEMREECKINDSVT from the exons ATGGCTACCGTTACCAATTTCAAGCTCGTCACTCCGCCGGAATCTTCCCGCGCCGATAAGCCAGGAGCTACGAAGGCCTCCGACGCATTCCAGGAGAAGAAATCTGTGTCTGTGAACTACGACCGTGGTGAGCATGAGGTCTCGGTCAACATCGGCGGGCTCAGGAAAGCTGATATTCCGAGACGTTACCGAATTCGGGTTGAGAACGACCGGTTTCAGAAGGATTGGAGTGTATCGGAGGTTGTGGACCGGCTTATGGCTCTCAATCGTTGGGAAGAAGTTGATGGCGTTCTTAATTCCTGGGTCGGCCGGTTTGCTAGGAAGAATTTCCCGGTTCTTATCAGG GAGCTTAGTAGAAGAGGGTGTATTGAGCTTTGTGTGAATGTTTTCAAGTGGatgaagattcagaagaaCTACTGTGCAAGGAATGATATATACAATATGATGATTAGGCTTCATGCTAGGCATAATTGGGTTGATCAGGCTCGTGGTCTCTTCTTTGAAATGCAGAAATGGAG CTGCAAACCGGATGCTGAGACGTACGATGCTCTTATCAATGCCCATGGTCGAGCTGGTCAATGGCGCTGGGCTATGAATCTTATGGATGACATGTTACGTGCTGCT ATTGCTCCTAGTCGTTCAACCTACAATAACCTGATCAATGCTTGTGGTTCTAGTGGAAACTGGAGAGAGGCTCTGGAAGTATGCAAGAAAATGACAGATAACGGAGTTGGACCGGATTTGGTCACTCATAACATTGTGTTGTCAGCATACAAGAGTGGTCGTCAGTATTCAAAGGCGCTATCTTATTTTGAGCTCATGAAGGGAGCTAAAGTTCGTCCCGATACTACAACTTTCAATATCATTATATATTGTCTGTCAAAGCTCGGTCAAAGTAGCCAAGCCCTTGATCTTTTCAATTCCATGAGGGAGAAGAGAGCTGAGTGCAGACCTGATGTTGTGACATTTACGAGCATCATGCATTTATACTCTGTCAAGGGAGAGATAGAAAACTGCAGAGCCGTGTTCGAAGCAATGGTTGCAGAAGGTCTAAAGCCTAATATTGTTTCCTATAATGCCTTAATGGGTGCCTATGCTGTTCATGGAATGAGTGGAACTGCTCTCTCAGTGTTAGGAGATATCAAGCAGAATGGTATTATCCCAGATGTGGTCTCTTATACATGCTTGCTCAATTCTTATGGAAGATCACGTCAACCTGGGAAGGCAAAGGAGGTATTCCTCATGATGAGGAAGGAAAGGAGAAAGCCAAATGTTGTTACTTACAATGCATTGATTGATGCTTATGGGTCTAATGGGTTTCTAGCTGAAGCTGTGGAAATCTTTCGGCAGATGGAACAAGATGGCATTAAGCCAAATGTTGTTTCAGTATGCACTCTTTTGGCTGCTTGTAGTAGGTCTAAAAAAAAGGTGAATGTTGATACTGTACTTTCCGCAGCACAGTCGAGAGGCATTAATCTCAATACGGCAGCCTATAACTCAGCCATTGGAAGCTATATAAATGCTGCAGAACTTGAGAAGGCCATTGCATTGTATCAGAgtatgagaaaaaagaaagtcaaaGCTGATTCTGTTACTTTCACTATCCTTATAAGCGGTTCATGTAGGATGTCAAAATACCCTGAAGCAATTAGTTACTTGAAGGAGATGGAAGATCTCAGTATTCCATTGACAAAGGAGGTGTACTCTTCGGTTCTATGTGCTTACAGCAAACAG GGTCAAGTTACAGAAGCAGAATCCATATTCAACCAGATGAAAATGGCTGGGTGCGAACCTGATGTGATTGCATACACTTCAATGCTCCATGCTTACAATGCTTCAG AAAAGTGGGGAAAGGCTTGTGAACTCTTCCTGGAAATGGAGGCAAATGGAATAGAGCCAGATTCGATTGCTTGTTCAGCTTTGATGAGAGCTTTCAACAAGGGAGGTCAACCGTCAAATGTCTTTGTCCTGATGGATTTAATGCGGGAAAAAGAAATCCCCTTCACTGGTGCGGTCTTCTTTGAGATATTTTCGGCTTGTAACAC CTTGCAGGAATGGAAAAGAGCAATAGACCTCATCCAAATGATGGATCCGTACCTGCCATCGCTTTCTATCGGGTTAACTAATCAGATGCTGCATCTTTTCGGGAAGAGTGGTAAAGTTGAAGCAATGATGAAG CTGTTCTATAAGATTATTGCCTCTGGTGTTGGAATCAACCTCAAGACTTATGCAATACTGTTGGAACATCTTTTAGCTGTTGGAAACTGGAGAAAATACATTGAG GTTTTAGAATGGATGAGTGGTGCTGGTATTCAACCCTCGAACCAAATGTATCGTGACATAATCTCCTTTGGTGAAAGAAGTGCAGGGATCGAGTTCGAGCCTCTAATACGCCAAAAATTGGGTGAGATGAGAGAGGAATGCAAAATAAATGATTCTGTCACATGA
- the EMB2654 gene encoding Tetratricopeptide repeat (TPR)-like superfamily protein (EMBRYO DEFECTIVE 2654 (EMB2654); INVOLVED IN: embryo development ending in seed dormancy; EXPRESSED IN: 23 plant structures; EXPRESSED DURING: 13 growth stages; CONTAINS InterPro DOMAIN/s: Pentatricopeptide repeat (InterPro:IPR002885); BEST Arabidopsis thaliana protein match is: Pentatricopeptide repeat (PPR) superfamily protein (TAIR:AT5G02860.1); Has 63033 Blast hits to 15489 proteins in 313 species: Archae - 3; Bacteria - 71; Metazoa - 950; Fungi - 1085; Plants - 58248; Viruses - 0; Other Eukaryotes - 2676 (source: NCBI BLink).) — MATVTNFKLVTPPESSRADKPGATKASDAFQEKKSVSVNYDRGEHEVSVNIGGLRKADIPRRYRIRVENDRFQKDWSVSEVVDRLMALNRWEEVDGVLNSWVGRFARKNFPVLIRELSRRGCIELCVNVFKWMKIQKNYCARNDIYNMMIRLHARHNWVDQARGLFFEMQKWSCKPDAETYDALINAHGRAGQWRWAMNLMDDMLRAAIAPSRSTYNNLINACGSSGNWREALEVCKKMTDNGVGPDLVTHNIVLSAYKSGRQYSKALSYFELMKGAKVRPDTTTFNIIIYCLSKLGQSSQALDLFNSMREKRAECRPDVVTFTSIMHLYSVKGEIENCRAVFEAMVAEGLKPNIVSYNALMGAYAVHGMSGTALSVLGDIKQNGIIPDVVSYTCLLNSYGRSRQPGKAKEVFLMMRKERRKPNVVTYNALIDAYGSNGFLAEAVEIFRQMEQDGIKPNVVSVCTLLAACSRSKKKVNVDTVLSAAQSRGINLNTAAYNSAIGSYINAAELEKAIALYQSMRKKKVKADSVTFTILISGSCRMSKYPEAISYLKEMEDLSIPLTKEVYSSVLCAYSKQGQVTEAESIFNQMKMAGCEPDVIAYTSMLHAYNASEKWGKACELFLEMEANGIEPDSIACSALMRAFNKGGQPSNVFVLMDLMREKEIPFTGAVFFEIFSACNTLQEWKRAIDLIQMMDPYLPSLSIGLTNQMLHLFGKSGKVEAMMKLFYKIIASGVGINLKTYAILLEHLLAVGNWRKYIEVLEWMSGAGIQPSNQMYRDIISFGERSAGIEFEPLIRQKLESLRNKGEGLIPTFRHEGTLL; from the exons ATGGCTACCGTTACCAATTTCAAGCTCGTCACTCCGCCGGAATCTTCCCGCGCCGATAAGCCAGGAGCTACGAAGGCCTCCGACGCATTCCAGGAGAAGAAATCTGTGTCTGTGAACTACGACCGTGGTGAGCATGAGGTCTCGGTCAACATCGGCGGGCTCAGGAAAGCTGATATTCCGAGACGTTACCGAATTCGGGTTGAGAACGACCGGTTTCAGAAGGATTGGAGTGTATCGGAGGTTGTGGACCGGCTTATGGCTCTCAATCGTTGGGAAGAAGTTGATGGCGTTCTTAATTCCTGGGTCGGCCGGTTTGCTAGGAAGAATTTCCCGGTTCTTATCAGG GAGCTTAGTAGAAGAGGGTGTATTGAGCTTTGTGTGAATGTTTTCAAGTGGatgaagattcagaagaaCTACTGTGCAAGGAATGATATATACAATATGATGATTAGGCTTCATGCTAGGCATAATTGGGTTGATCAGGCTCGTGGTCTCTTCTTTGAAATGCAGAAATGGAG CTGCAAACCGGATGCTGAGACGTACGATGCTCTTATCAATGCCCATGGTCGAGCTGGTCAATGGCGCTGGGCTATGAATCTTATGGATGACATGTTACGTGCTGCT ATTGCTCCTAGTCGTTCAACCTACAATAACCTGATCAATGCTTGTGGTTCTAGTGGAAACTGGAGAGAGGCTCTGGAAGTATGCAAGAAAATGACAGATAACGGAGTTGGACCGGATTTGGTCACTCATAACATTGTGTTGTCAGCATACAAGAGTGGTCGTCAGTATTCAAAGGCGCTATCTTATTTTGAGCTCATGAAGGGAGCTAAAGTTCGTCCCGATACTACAACTTTCAATATCATTATATATTGTCTGTCAAAGCTCGGTCAAAGTAGCCAAGCCCTTGATCTTTTCAATTCCATGAGGGAGAAGAGAGCTGAGTGCAGACCTGATGTTGTGACATTTACGAGCATCATGCATTTATACTCTGTCAAGGGAGAGATAGAAAACTGCAGAGCCGTGTTCGAAGCAATGGTTGCAGAAGGTCTAAAGCCTAATATTGTTTCCTATAATGCCTTAATGGGTGCCTATGCTGTTCATGGAATGAGTGGAACTGCTCTCTCAGTGTTAGGAGATATCAAGCAGAATGGTATTATCCCAGATGTGGTCTCTTATACATGCTTGCTCAATTCTTATGGAAGATCACGTCAACCTGGGAAGGCAAAGGAGGTATTCCTCATGATGAGGAAGGAAAGGAGAAAGCCAAATGTTGTTACTTACAATGCATTGATTGATGCTTATGGGTCTAATGGGTTTCTAGCTGAAGCTGTGGAAATCTTTCGGCAGATGGAACAAGATGGCATTAAGCCAAATGTTGTTTCAGTATGCACTCTTTTGGCTGCTTGTAGTAGGTCTAAAAAAAAGGTGAATGTTGATACTGTACTTTCCGCAGCACAGTCGAGAGGCATTAATCTCAATACGGCAGCCTATAACTCAGCCATTGGAAGCTATATAAATGCTGCAGAACTTGAGAAGGCCATTGCATTGTATCAGAgtatgagaaaaaagaaagtcaaaGCTGATTCTGTTACTTTCACTATCCTTATAAGCGGTTCATGTAGGATGTCAAAATACCCTGAAGCAATTAGTTACTTGAAGGAGATGGAAGATCTCAGTATTCCATTGACAAAGGAGGTGTACTCTTCGGTTCTATGTGCTTACAGCAAACAG GGTCAAGTTACAGAAGCAGAATCCATATTCAACCAGATGAAAATGGCTGGGTGCGAACCTGATGTGATTGCATACACTTCAATGCTCCATGCTTACAATGCTTCAG AAAAGTGGGGAAAGGCTTGTGAACTCTTCCTGGAAATGGAGGCAAATGGAATAGAGCCAGATTCGATTGCTTGTTCAGCTTTGATGAGAGCTTTCAACAAGGGAGGTCAACCGTCAAATGTCTTTGTCCTGATGGATTTAATGCGGGAAAAAGAAATCCCCTTCACTGGTGCGGTCTTCTTTGAGATATTTTCGGCTTGTAACAC CTTGCAGGAATGGAAAAGAGCAATAGACCTCATCCAAATGATGGATCCGTACCTGCCATCGCTTTCTATCGGGTTAACTAATCAGATGCTGCATCTTTTCGGGAAGAGTGGTAAAGTTGAAGCAATGATGAAG CTGTTCTATAAGATTATTGCCTCTGGTGTTGGAATCAACCTCAAGACTTATGCAATACTGTTGGAACATCTTTTAGCTGTTGGAAACTGGAGAAAATACATTGAG GTTTTAGAATGGATGAGTGGTGCTGGTATTCAACCCTCGAACCAAATGTATCGTGACATAATCTCCTTTGGTGAAAGAAGTGCAGGGATCGAGTTCGAGCCTCTAATACGCCAAAAATTGG AATCACTGAGAAACAAAGGAGAAGGTCTGATTCCAACTTTTAGACACGAAGGCACATTGTTGTAA
- the EMB2654 gene encoding Tetratricopeptide repeat (TPR)-like superfamily protein (EMBRYO DEFECTIVE 2654 (EMB2654); INVOLVED IN: embryo development ending in seed dormancy; EXPRESSED IN: 23 plant structures; EXPRESSED DURING: 13 growth stages; CONTAINS InterPro DOMAIN/s: Pentatricopeptide repeat (InterPro:IPR002885); BEST Arabidopsis thaliana protein match is: Pentatricopeptide repeat (PPR) superfamily protein (TAIR:AT5G02860.1); Has 35333 Blast hits to 34131 proteins in 2444 species: Archae - 798; Bacteria - 22429; Metazoa - 974; Fungi - 991; Plants - 531; Viruses - 0; Other Eukaryotes - 9610 (source: NCBI BLink).) — MKIQKNYCARNDIYNMMIRLHARHNWVDQARGLFFEMQKWSCKPDAETYDALINAHGRAGQWRWAMNLMDDMLRAAIAPSRSTYNNLINACGSSGNWREALEVCKKMTDNGVGPDLVTHNIVLSAYKSGRQYSKALSYFELMKGAKVRPDTTTFNIIIYCLSKLGQSSQALDLFNSMREKRAECRPDVVTFTSIMHLYSVKGEIENCRAVFEAMVAEGLKPNIVSYNALMGAYAVHGMSGTALSVLGDIKQNGIIPDVVSYTCLLNSYGRSRQPGKAKEVFLMMRKERRKPNVVTYNALIDAYGSNGFLAEAVEIFRQMEQDGIKPNVVSVCTLLAACSRSKKKVNVDTVLSAAQSRGINLNTAAYNSAIGSYINAAELEKAIALYQSMRKKKVKADSVTFTILISGSCRMSKYPEAISYLKEMEDLSIPLTKEVYSSVLCAYSKQGQVTEAESIFNQMKMAGCEPDVIAYTSMLHAYNASEKWGKACELFLEMEANGIEPDSIACSALMRAFNKGGQPSNVFVLMDLMREKEIPFTGAVFFEIFSACNTLQEWKRAIDLIQMMDPYLPSLSIGLTNQMLHLFGKSGKVEAMMKLFYKIIASGVGINLKTYAILLEHLLAVGNWRKYIEVLEWMSGAGIQPSNQMYRDIISFGERSAGIEFEPLIRQKLGEMREECKINDSVT; from the exons atgaagattcagaagaaCTACTGTGCAAGGAATGATATATACAATATGATGATTAGGCTTCATGCTAGGCATAATTGGGTTGATCAGGCTCGTGGTCTCTTCTTTGAAATGCAGAAATGGAG CTGCAAACCGGATGCTGAGACGTACGATGCTCTTATCAATGCCCATGGTCGAGCTGGTCAATGGCGCTGGGCTATGAATCTTATGGATGACATGTTACGTGCTGCT ATTGCTCCTAGTCGTTCAACCTACAATAACCTGATCAATGCTTGTGGTTCTAGTGGAAACTGGAGAGAGGCTCTGGAAGTATGCAAGAAAATGACAGATAACGGAGTTGGACCGGATTTGGTCACTCATAACATTGTGTTGTCAGCATACAAGAGTGGTCGTCAGTATTCAAAGGCGCTATCTTATTTTGAGCTCATGAAGGGAGCTAAAGTTCGTCCCGATACTACAACTTTCAATATCATTATATATTGTCTGTCAAAGCTCGGTCAAAGTAGCCAAGCCCTTGATCTTTTCAATTCCATGAGGGAGAAGAGAGCTGAGTGCAGACCTGATGTTGTGACATTTACGAGCATCATGCATTTATACTCTGTCAAGGGAGAGATAGAAAACTGCAGAGCCGTGTTCGAAGCAATGGTTGCAGAAGGTCTAAAGCCTAATATTGTTTCCTATAATGCCTTAATGGGTGCCTATGCTGTTCATGGAATGAGTGGAACTGCTCTCTCAGTGTTAGGAGATATCAAGCAGAATGGTATTATCCCAGATGTGGTCTCTTATACATGCTTGCTCAATTCTTATGGAAGATCACGTCAACCTGGGAAGGCAAAGGAGGTATTCCTCATGATGAGGAAGGAAAGGAGAAAGCCAAATGTTGTTACTTACAATGCATTGATTGATGCTTATGGGTCTAATGGGTTTCTAGCTGAAGCTGTGGAAATCTTTCGGCAGATGGAACAAGATGGCATTAAGCCAAATGTTGTTTCAGTATGCACTCTTTTGGCTGCTTGTAGTAGGTCTAAAAAAAAGGTGAATGTTGATACTGTACTTTCCGCAGCACAGTCGAGAGGCATTAATCTCAATACGGCAGCCTATAACTCAGCCATTGGAAGCTATATAAATGCTGCAGAACTTGAGAAGGCCATTGCATTGTATCAGAgtatgagaaaaaagaaagtcaaaGCTGATTCTGTTACTTTCACTATCCTTATAAGCGGTTCATGTAGGATGTCAAAATACCCTGAAGCAATTAGTTACTTGAAGGAGATGGAAGATCTCAGTATTCCATTGACAAAGGAGGTGTACTCTTCGGTTCTATGTGCTTACAGCAAACAG GGTCAAGTTACAGAAGCAGAATCCATATTCAACCAGATGAAAATGGCTGGGTGCGAACCTGATGTGATTGCATACACTTCAATGCTCCATGCTTACAATGCTTCAG AAAAGTGGGGAAAGGCTTGTGAACTCTTCCTGGAAATGGAGGCAAATGGAATAGAGCCAGATTCGATTGCTTGTTCAGCTTTGATGAGAGCTTTCAACAAGGGAGGTCAACCGTCAAATGTCTTTGTCCTGATGGATTTAATGCGGGAAAAAGAAATCCCCTTCACTGGTGCGGTCTTCTTTGAGATATTTTCGGCTTGTAACAC CTTGCAGGAATGGAAAAGAGCAATAGACCTCATCCAAATGATGGATCCGTACCTGCCATCGCTTTCTATCGGGTTAACTAATCAGATGCTGCATCTTTTCGGGAAGAGTGGTAAAGTTGAAGCAATGATGAAG CTGTTCTATAAGATTATTGCCTCTGGTGTTGGAATCAACCTCAAGACTTATGCAATACTGTTGGAACATCTTTTAGCTGTTGGAAACTGGAGAAAATACATTGAG GTTTTAGAATGGATGAGTGGTGCTGGTATTCAACCCTCGAACCAAATGTATCGTGACATAATCTCCTTTGGTGAAAGAAGTGCAGGGATCGAGTTCGAGCCTCTAATACGCCAAAAATTGGGTGAGATGAGAGAGGAATGCAAAATAAATGATTCTGTCACATGA